A region from the Peromyscus maniculatus bairdii isolate BWxNUB_F1_BW_parent chromosome 5, HU_Pman_BW_mat_3.1, whole genome shotgun sequence genome encodes:
- the Ranbp10 gene encoding ran-binding protein 10 isoform X2 has translation MCWHTSVRKLKQEACWDKHSYGYHGDDGHSFCSSGTGQPYGPTFTTGDVIGCCVNLINGTCFYTKNGHSLGIAFTDLPANLYPTVGLQTPGEIVDANFGQQPFLFDIEDYMREWRAKVQGTVHGFPISARLGEWQAVLQNMVSSYLVHHGYCATATAFARMTETTIQEEQASIKNRQKIQKLVLEGRVGEAIETTQRFYPGLLEHNPNLLFMLKCRQFVEMVNGTDSEVRSLSSRSPKSQDSYPGSPSLSPRHGPGSSHMHNTGADSPSCSNGVASAKNKQNHSKYPAPSSSSSSSSSSSSSSPSSINYSESNSTDSTKSQPHSSTSNQETSDSEMEMEAEHYPNGVLESISTRIVNGAYKHEDLQTDESSMDDGHPRRQLCGGNQAATERIILFGRELQALSEQLGREYGKNLAHTEMLQDAFSLLAYSDPWSCPVGHQLDPIQREPVCAALNSAILESQNLPKQPPLMLALGQASECLRLMARAGLGSCSFARVDDYLH, from the exons GTTGGGACAAACATTCCTATGGTTACCATGGCGATGATGGGCATTCCTTCTGCTCCTCGGGAACGGGTCAGCCCTACGGTCCCACATTCACCACAGGGGATGTGATCGGCTGTTGTGTCAACCTCATCAATGGCACCTGCTTCTACACCAAGAATGGCCATAGCCTGG GTATAGCCTTCACAGATCTCCCG GCCAACCTCTACCCCACCGTAGGCCTGCAGACTCCTGGGGAGATTGTGGATGCCAACTTTGGGCAGCAGCCCTTCCTGTTCGACATTGAGGACTATATGCGGGAATGGCGTGCCAAAGTCCAGGGCACCGTCCACGGCTTCCCCATCAGTGCCCGGCTTGGCGAGTGGCAGGCGGTGCTGCAGAA catggTCTCATCTTACCTGGTGCATCATGGGTATTGTGCCACAGCCACGGCTTTTGCCCGAATGACTGAAACCACGATTCAAGAAGAACAGGCATCCATAAAGAACAGACAAA AAATCCAGAAGCTGGTGTTGGAAGGCCGGGTGGGTGAAGCTATTGAAACAACCCAACGCTTCTACCCCGGGCTGCTGGAGCACAACCCCAACCTGCTCTTTATGCTCAA GTGCCGACAGTTTGTGGAGATGGTGAACGGCACCGACAGTGAGGTCCGCAGCCTGAGCTCCCGAAGCcccaagtcccaggacagctaccCTGGctcccccagcctcagcccccGGCACGGCCCTGGTAGTTCCCACATGCACAACACAG GAGCAGACAGTCCCAGCTGCAGCAATGGCGTTGCTTCCGCCAAGAACAAACAGAACCACAGTAAATACCCCgcacccagctcctcctcctcgtcctcgtcctcctcgtcctcctcttCCCCGTCCTCCATCAATTACTCCGAGTCCAACTCAACAGACTCCACCAAGTCCCAGCCCCACAGCAGTACCAGTAACCAGGAGACCAG TGACAgtgagatggagatggaggcGGAACACTACCCCAATGGTGTGTTGGAAAGCATATCCACGCGCATCGTCAACGGTGcctacaagcatgaagacctgcagACAGATGAGTCCAGCATGG ACGATGGGCATCCACGGCGGCAGCTCTGCGGGGGCAACCAGGCCGCCACAGAGAGGATCATCCTGTTCGGCCGGGAGCTGCAAGCATTGAGTGAGCAGCTGGGCCGAGAGTACGGCAAGAATTTGGCCCACACGGAGATGCTGCAG GATGCCTTTAGCCTACTAGCATATTCAGACCCCTGGAGCTGCCCAGTTGGCCATCAGCTTGACCCCATCCAGAGGGAGCCTGTGTGTGCTGCTCTCAACAGCGCCATTTTAG AGTCTCAGAACCTGCCAAAGCAGCCGCCTCTGATGCTTGCCCTGGGCCAGGCATCTGAATGTCTGCGGCTCATGGCCCGAGCAGGCCTGGGATCTTGCTCTTTTGCCAGAGTCGATGACTACTTGCACTAG